The following is a genomic window from Myxococcales bacterium.
GCTTTGCAAGGATTAGTAGCTATCGCAAATGCAAAAATGGCCTACAGTGCTTACAAAGAAATTTATGCCACCGAACAAGCCAAAAGCATTATCCGCCAGGGCGGTCAGCCGCAAAAACTTCTTTGGGCAAGTACTGGTACTAAAAATCCAAATTACAGTGATGTTCTCTACGTGGATAATTTAATCGGAAAAAATACTGTTAACACGCTTCCTCCTGAAACTTTAAAAGCGTTTCGTGATCATGGTAAAGCAAGACTGACTATTGAAAACGATGTTATGCAAGCTAAACAGATCATGAATGAGCTTAGTAAATTTAACATCGATTTTAAGGTGTGTTGCGATGAGCTATTGATCGATGGTGTAAAAATATTTGCCGATTCATTTGATAAATTATTGCTCGCTGTGGATAAAAAGCTTCGCCACGTTGTGCAAGAAGATCATAAAAAAAAAGTCTAAAATATTTTCTACCCAATCCTTGTAGTCAGCTTTTGGAAGATAAAATTCTTTGGAGTAGACGAGAGCATATTGTTTTTCGCCTGTGGGCCAAAGATGCGAGCATGTTTGGAAAAAATGAAACACTCATGCTCGATTGGCTGAATGAACCTCGAGAAATGCTCGGAATGATCGATAATCTTAAAGATCTGAGCGATAAAATAAAACAGCTCAACTTTGAATCAATTGTTCTGATGGGTATGGGGGGATCAAGTCTTGCTGTAAAAGTTTTTCAAGATGTTCTTGCACCCAATACGAATGAAAAATTTTTTGTTCTGGATACAATTCATCCGGATATGCTTGAACGACTTGAAAGAACAATTGATATTTCAAAAACACTCTTCGTTGTTTCAAGTAAATCAGGTACAACGCTTGAGCCAAATCTGTTGTATCAACATTTCTTATCAAAACTTAAAGAAGCCGGAATCGAAAATCACTTTGAGCATTTCATTGCTATCACTGATACAGGAACATCGCTTGCAGAAGAAGCAAATAAGAATCAATTTATAACTTCAGTGAAGGGCAACCCGCTGATTGGTGGTCGTTATTCAGCTTTATCGCCTTTTGGCATTTTTCCTGCGCTGCTCATGGGCATTGATGTACAAAATCTATTAGAAAAATCTTTACAGATGACACAGGAATGTGGTCCAGCTATTTTGCCTGAACGAAATCCTGGAGTTCTTTTGGGGCTCTTTTTAGGAGTAAATACTCTGTGTGCTCATGATCAGCTCGTAGTGTATATTTCGCCATCTCTAAAATCCTTCGGTTCGTGGCTTGAGCAATTAATCGCTGAATCACTTGGTAAGAATCACGGGGGAATTGTGCCTTTGGTAGAGGGTGATCTTGAGCACGTAGCCCTGCCACATAGCATGCACTGTGTGTTGGAGCTTGAAGGAGAGCCCATCGATCCATCGATCAAACAAGAGCTTAGAAAAAATCACAGCAATTGCATTTATCTAAAAATTCCAGATAGATCTGCCATTGGGTCTGAGATGTTTCGTTGGGAAATAGCTATCAGCACCGCAGCGATAATTTTAAAATTAAATCCTTTTGATCAACCTGATGTGGAAAAAAGTAAACAGCAGGCTTTATTGATTATTGATCAAATAAAAAATAAAAAATTTGTTGGGCCTAAAAATGCTTGTTATTCATCTGATGCAGTAGAAATTTTTTCACCTGGTTCAGATAAAGAAACTATCAATGTTATGGCGAGCTTTTTTACCGCAATAAAAGATGGCGATTATTGTGCGATTCTTTCCTATCTTGATGAAACTCCTGAAAATAATTCTCATGTTGATTCATTGGCCGCAAAAATTCGTCAGCATTTAGTCCCTGCTATTGTTCAGCATGGTCCTCGCTATTTGCACTCAATTGGTCAACTATTTAAAGGAGGAAAAAATAATGGCCATTTCATTTTAATTACTGGTCCTTACAAAAAAGATTTTTCCAGTAGTATGGGGATTAACTTTAAAGATATTCACCTGAGCCAGGCTCTTGGTGATTTTCAGACTATGATCGACGACAATCGTCATATTTTACATGTTCATTTAAAAGATGTAGCCGTTGGATTTAGAGAACTTTTGGCGCTTAGCAAGCATATGTAGAGGAAAAGAAATGCAAATAGCAATCGTTGGATTAGGTCGTATGGGACAAAATATGGCGAAGCGTTTGCTCGATGCGGGTCATCTCGTTGTGGGCTACGATAGATCGCCTCAAGTACGCGCTGATATGAATGAATCAAATATGGTTGTAGTGAATTCTCTTCAAGAAATACACGGAGTACTTAAACCACCTCGAGTTGTGTGGGTTATGGTTACTCATGGTGATCCCACTCATCAAGTTATTCAGCAATTAAAACAGGTGCTGGAATTTGGAGATATCGTTGTCGATGGTGGAAATTCACATTTTGTCGATTCAATCAAACACAATAAGGACCTTTCACATTCAGGAATTAATTTTCTCGATGTCGGAGTGAGTGGTGGCGTATTTGGTCTCAAGCGTGGTTATTGTTTGATGGCAGGAGGCGATGAAAAAATTTTTTGGCATCTTGAGCCAATATTCAAAAGCCTTGCTCCAGGAGAACATGCCGCATCAAAGACCAAAAATCGCAAGGTCAATCACTCGTCGGCACATCAAGGATATTACTATTGTGGAAAGAGCGGATCGGGTCATTATGTAAAAATGGTTCACAATGCAATTGAATATGGCATGATGCAATCGTTTGCGGAAGGATTTGAATTGCTAAAAAATGCCGATGTCAAACATTTGCCTGAAGAACAGCAATTTTATTTTGACCTAAGAGAAATTTCTGAACTGTGGCGAAGAGGATCTGTTGTTGGATCATGGCTTTTGGATTTACTTTCTCATGCTTTACATCAAGATCCCCATCTTGATTCTTTTTTTGGGCATGTGCCAGATTCGGGTGAGGGGCGCTGGGCTTTAATGGAAGCTATAAAACAAAATACGCCATCTCCAAATCTTGCCAATTCATTATTTACCCGCTTTCGTTCTCGACAAGAGCAATCTTTTTCGGAAAAAACTTTATCTGCTCTGCGTAAAGAATTTGGTGGACATAGCGAGGATCAGGATAAAAAATGAACGATAAAAAATGCTACGTTGTTACCAAAGGTAAACCTGCTCCCGATTGTGTGATGGTAATATTTGGTGCTGGTGGAGAACTGACCAGTAGGCTTTTGCTACCAACTTTATGCCACTTGGGTGGCGAAAAACTTTTGTCTGAAAATTTTAATGTGGTTGGAGTAGCCGGGCACGATTACAACGATGAATCATTTCGAGAATATCTTTTGCAAGATATTGCGCATAAAGTTCACAATCGAGAAGCAGAAGATTTTGCCAAAGTTCTTTCGAAAAAAGTCCATTATGTTCAAGGACGTTTTGAAAATTCTGAGACATTTCAAAAATTAAAGAATCGTCTTCATAGCATGGCGAAGAAGGAACATGCCAGCACCAATTATATTTTTTATCTCGCTACTCCACCCAGTACTTTTTTATCGATCATTCAATCGCT
Proteins encoded in this region:
- the gnd gene encoding decarboxylating 6-phosphogluconate dehydrogenase — protein: MQIAIVGLGRMGQNMAKRLLDAGHLVVGYDRSPQVRADMNESNMVVVNSLQEIHGVLKPPRVVWVMVTHGDPTHQVIQQLKQVLEFGDIVVDGGNSHFVDSIKHNKDLSHSGINFLDVGVSGGVFGLKRGYCLMAGGDEKIFWHLEPIFKSLAPGEHAASKTKNRKVNHSSAHQGYYYCGKSGSGHYVKMVHNAIEYGMMQSFAEGFELLKNADVKHLPEEQQFYFDLREISELWRRGSVVGSWLLDLLSHALHQDPHLDSFFGHVPDSGEGRWALMEAIKQNTPSPNLANSLFTRFRSRQEQSFSEKTLSALRKEFGGHSEDQDKK